From Anomalospiza imberbis isolate Cuckoo-Finch-1a 21T00152 chromosome 22, ASM3175350v1, whole genome shotgun sequence, a single genomic window includes:
- the ATP6V0A1 gene encoding V-type proton ATPase 116 kDa subunit a 1 isoform X4, with protein MGELFRSEEMTLAQLFLQSEAAYCCVSELGELGKVQFRDLNPDVNVFHRKFVNEVRRCEEMDRKLRFVEKEIKKANIPIMDTGENPEVPFPRDMIDLEANFEKIENELKEINTNQEALKRNFLELTELKFILRKTQQFFDEMADPDLLEESSSLLEPSEMGRGAPLRLGFVAGVINRERIPTFERMLWRVCRGNVFLRQAEIENPLEDPVTGDYVHKSVFIIFFQGDQLKNRVKKICEGFRASLYPCPETPQERKEMASGVNTRIDDLQMVLNQTEDHRQRVLQAAAKNIRVWFIKVRKMKAIYHTLNLCNIDVTQKCLIAEVWCPVADLDSIQFALRRGTEHSGSTVPSILNRMQTNQTPPTYNKTNKFTSGFQNIVDAYGIGTYREINPAPYTIITFPFLFAVMFGDFGHGILMTLIAVWMVVRESRILSQKSDNEMFNMVFSGRYIILLMGLFSTYTGLIYNDCFSKSLNMFGSSWSVRPMFNKANWSDALLETTPLLQLDPAIPGVFGGPYPFGIDPIWNIASNKLAFLNSFKMKMSVILGIFQMLFGVALSLLNHIYFKKPLNIYLGFIPEMIFMSSLFGYLVILIFYKWTAYDAHTSKEAPSLLIHFINMFLFSYEDTSNKMLYSGQKGLQCFLVVVALLCVPWMLVAKPLVLRQQYLRRKHLGTHNFGGIRVGNGPTEEDAEIIQHDQLSTHSEEGEEFDFGDTVVYQAIHTIEYCLGCISNTASYLRLWALSLAHAQLSEVLWTMVIHIGLSVRSLGGGLGLFFIFAAFATLTVAILLVMEGLSAFLHALRLHWIEFQNKFYTGTGFKFLPFSFDIIREGRFDD; from the exons ATGGGGGAGCTGTTCCGCAGCGAGGAGATGACCCTGGCCCAGCTGTTCCTGCAGTCCGAGGCCGCGTACTGCTGTGTCAGCGAGCTGGGCGAGCTGGGCAAGGTCCAGTTCCGCGAC ctgaACCCCGACGTGAACGTGTTCCACCGTAAATTCGTCAATGAAGTCCGGAGGTGCGAGGAGATGGACCGAAAGCTCC GGTTTGTGGAGAAGGAGATTAAGAAGGCAAATATTCCTATCATGGACACTGGCGAAAACCCAGAGGTGCCTTTTCCACGTGACATGATTGACCTGGAG GCAAACTTTGAGAAAATTGAAAATGAGCTTAAAGAAATCAACACCAACCAGGAGGCTCTGAAGAGAAACTTCTTGGAGCTGACAGAATTAAAATTTATACTGCGTAAAACTCAGCAGTTTTTTGATGAG ATGGCGGATCCAGACCTGTTGGAGGAATCCTCTTCACTGCTGGAGCCGAGCGAGATGGGAAGAGGTGCCCCGCTCCGCCTTGG GTTCGTGGCTGGCGTGATCAACCGCGAGCGCATCCCCACGTTCGAGCGGATGCTGTGGCGCGTGTGCCGCGGGAACGTCTTCCTGCGCCAGGCCGAGATCGAGAACCCCCTGGAGGATCCCGTCACG GGGGATTACGTGCACAAGTCTGTATTTATCATCTTCTTCCAAGGTGACCAGCTGAAGAACAGAGTCAAGAAGATCTGTGAAGG GTTCCGGGCCTCCCTCTACCCATGCCCAGAAACACCTCAGGAGCGGAAGGAAATGGCTTCTGGTGTCAATACCAGAATTGATGATCTTCAGATG GTGCTGAACCAAACTGAGGATCACCGCCAGAGggttttgcaggcagctgctaAAAACATCCGCGTGTGGTTCATCAAAGTGAGGAAGATGAAGGCGATTTACCACACCCTGAACCTGTGCAACATCGACGTGACACAGAAGTGCTTGATTGCTGAAGTCTGGTGTCCTGTTGCTGACCTCGATTCCATCCAGTTTGCTCTCAGGAGAGGCACT GAGCACAGCGGATCCACTGTCCCATCTATTTTAAACAGGATGCAAACCAATCAGACCCCACCCACATACAACAAAACTAACAAGTTTACTTCTGGCTTTCAAAACATTGTTGATGCTTATGGCATTGGGACATATCGGGAAATAAATCCAG CACCCTATACCATCATCACCTTCCCATTCCTGTTTGCTGTgatgtttggggattttggccACGGAATCCTGATGACTCTGATTGCTGTCTGGATGGTGGTGAGGGAAAGCCGGATTCTGTCCCAGAAGAGTGACAATGAG ATGTTCAACATGGTGTTCAGTGGTCGGTACATCATCCTGCTGATGGGGCTGTTCTCCACGTACACGGGCCTCATCTACAACGACTGCTTCTCCAAATCCCTCAACATGTTCGGCTCCTCCTGGAGCGTCCGGCCAATGTTCAATAAAGCCAACTGGTC AGATGCTTTGCTGGAGACCACccccctgctgcagctggatccTGCTATCCCAGGGGTGTTTGGTGGGCCCTACCCATTTGGCATTGACCCA ATCTGGAATATTGCCAGCAATAAGCTGGCTTTCCTCAATTCCTTTAAGATGAAGATGTCTGTGATTCTTGGCATTTTCCAGATGCTCTTTGGTGTTGCATTGAGTCTCCTCAACCACAT CTATTTTAAGAAGCCACTGAACATATACCTTGGATTTATCCCAGAAATGATTTTCATGTCCTCCCTCTTTGGATACCTTGTTATTCTCATCTTTTACAAGTGGACAGCCTATGATGCTCACACATCCAAGGAAGCACCGAGCCTCTTAATACACTTTATCAACATGTTTCTGTTCTCCTATGAGGACACCAGTAATAAGATGCTTTATAGTGGGCAG AAAGGGCTCCAGTGCTTCCTTGTGGTGGTAGCATTGCTGTGTGTGCCATGGATGCTGGTAGCCAAACCCCTGGTCCTTCGCCAGCAGTATTTAAGGAGAAAGCACttg GGCACGCACAACTTTGGTGGGATCCGGGTGGGCAATGGCCCAACGGAGGAGGATGCTGAGATCATTCAACATGACCAGTTATCTACCCATTCTGAGGAGGGGGAAGAG TTTGACTTTGGGGACACCGTGGTGTACCAGGCCATCCACACCATCGAGTACTGCCTGGGCTGCATCTCCAACACCGCCTCCTACCTGCGCCTCTGGGCCCTCAGCTTGGCCCACGCAC AGCTCTCAGAAGTGCTCTGGACCATGGTGATCCACATCGGCCTCAGCGTGAGGAGCCTGGGGGGAGGCTTGGGCCTCTTCTtcatctttgctgcttttgccaCGCTGACAGTGGCCATTCTGCTGGTCATGGAGGGGCTTTCAGCCTTCCTCCACGCTCTGCGCTTGCACTG GATTGAATTCCAGAACAAGTTCTACACTGGCACTGGGTTCAagtttctccctttctcctttgACATCATCCGTGAGGGGAGGTTTGATGACTGA